The Motilibacter aurantiacus genome window below encodes:
- a CDS encoding DUF4194 domain-containing protein: MTVPAQAAPPTDDDGLADVGEPAADVFVDGPGVVEDAEVEGRSLSLFEGDEGSLTYEQRRTLVHLLKHRYISAEQNPAEWRTLLDSQLQLRSRLNDLFLELHVDLRAQVALKRQAVPEGDGRFPTLLHDVAHTREETILLVFLRQRYRSDRADGADAVLVDRDQLQAAVAQFRPADANDLAGDTRKVENAVQSLQRSGILLKTADDQRLRVSPVIEVLLPVARLQELLRTLESLNGKEQAPAAPEAVADELGLDMRAGKRANRTGEDLGWLDAPELDETDGQTDTYGQSDTDDTSETAAGERA, encoded by the coding sequence ATGACCGTGCCCGCCCAGGCAGCCCCGCCGACCGACGACGACGGCCTCGCGGACGTCGGCGAGCCGGCGGCCGACGTCTTCGTGGACGGCCCCGGGGTCGTCGAGGACGCCGAGGTCGAGGGCCGCAGCCTGTCGCTCTTCGAGGGCGACGAGGGGTCCCTGACGTACGAGCAGCGGCGCACGCTCGTCCACCTGCTCAAGCACCGCTACATCAGCGCGGAGCAGAACCCCGCCGAGTGGCGCACCCTGCTGGACTCACAACTGCAGTTGCGTTCCAGGTTGAACGACCTCTTCCTCGAGCTGCACGTGGACCTGCGCGCGCAGGTCGCGCTCAAGCGGCAGGCGGTGCCGGAGGGCGACGGGCGCTTCCCGACGCTGCTGCACGACGTCGCTCACACCCGTGAGGAGACGATCCTGCTGGTCTTCCTGCGCCAGCGCTACCGCTCCGACCGGGCCGACGGCGCGGACGCGGTGCTCGTCGACCGCGACCAGCTGCAGGCCGCCGTCGCCCAGTTCCGGCCCGCCGACGCCAACGACCTCGCCGGCGACACCCGCAAGGTGGAGAACGCCGTCCAGTCGCTGCAGCGGTCGGGGATCCTGCTCAAGACCGCGGACGACCAGCGGCTCCGGGTCTCGCCCGTCATCGAGGTGCTGCTCCCGGTGGCGCGCCTGCAGGAGCTGCTGCGCACGCTGGAGAGCCTCAACGGCAAGGAGCAGGCCCCGGCAGCGCCCGAGGCCGTCGCCGACGAGCTGGGCCTGGACATGCGCGCCGGCAAGCGCGCCAACCGCACCGGGGAGGACCTCGGCTGGCTCGACGCACCCGAGCTGGACGAGACCGACGGCCAGACCGACACCTACGGCCAGAGCGACACCGACGACACGAGCGAGACCGCCGCAGGAGAGCGTGCATGA
- a CDS encoding DUF3375 domain-containing protein, which produces MSDILAELTRVRDAFDKPTLRLLDRKWAPLVLAVFRTTFTRDQRTVPAERLHQQVDNYLDELRLAGEPGPEGPGRALCMQWLAHKWLVRSRDDEGAEFYSLTSHALEALDLVQSLTRDRTLISESRIHTILDVVRRFATEADPDRDARIARLDAHIAELTAERDRLAEGGEIEPATDDHMLDSYTNLHSLIGQLPSDFKRVEEAVAGMHRQIISDFRNESRPVVEVIDEYLAKSDSLMKLTPEGRAFEGAFALLRDEPLLVDLRRDLDVILTHPFAQTLAAAEQREFRRTVKTIQDGIRDVLSERQRLSATLRAHIVNYDVTKDRELDAVLRQINQELEAWMQTAGPRATVEVELVPPRVDVEHLRERFWDPADAAPPPPLEDVSDNAPAAPDLDVIRRQGGPSLAELRQALVIAAMTPDGASVADVFASLPDRLRRPVELLGMVHLLLGSRPDAPDDLSEAEALLAALDSEEQVEAVRPDGTRRSFTLPVLPLRASDADALVEGARR; this is translated from the coding sequence GTGAGCGACATCCTCGCGGAGCTGACCCGGGTCCGCGACGCGTTCGACAAGCCGACGCTGCGGCTGCTCGACCGCAAGTGGGCGCCCCTGGTCCTCGCGGTCTTCCGCACGACGTTCACCCGGGACCAGCGCACCGTCCCGGCCGAGCGCCTGCACCAGCAGGTCGACAACTACCTCGACGAGCTCCGGCTGGCCGGCGAGCCGGGGCCGGAGGGGCCGGGCCGGGCGCTGTGCATGCAGTGGCTCGCCCACAAGTGGCTCGTCCGCTCGCGCGACGACGAGGGCGCGGAGTTCTACAGCCTCACCTCGCACGCGCTCGAGGCCCTGGACCTGGTCCAGTCGCTCACCCGGGACCGCACCCTGATCAGCGAGTCGCGGATCCACACCATCCTCGACGTCGTCCGCCGCTTCGCCACCGAGGCCGACCCGGACCGCGACGCGCGCATCGCGCGGCTGGACGCCCACATCGCCGAGCTGACCGCCGAGCGCGACCGGCTCGCGGAGGGCGGCGAGATCGAGCCCGCGACCGACGACCACATGCTCGACTCCTACACGAACCTGCACTCGCTCATCGGGCAGCTCCCCAGCGACTTCAAGCGGGTCGAGGAGGCCGTGGCGGGCATGCACCGCCAGATCATCAGCGACTTCCGCAACGAGTCCCGGCCGGTCGTCGAGGTCATCGACGAGTACCTCGCGAAGTCCGACTCGCTGATGAAGCTGACCCCCGAGGGACGAGCCTTCGAGGGGGCCTTCGCGCTGCTGCGCGACGAGCCGCTCCTCGTGGACCTGCGCCGCGACCTCGACGTGATCCTCACCCACCCGTTCGCACAGACGCTGGCCGCCGCCGAGCAGCGCGAGTTCCGGCGTACGGTCAAGACCATCCAAGACGGCATCCGCGACGTCCTCAGCGAGCGCCAGCGGCTGTCCGCGACGCTGCGCGCCCACATCGTGAACTACGACGTGACGAAGGACCGCGAGCTCGACGCCGTGCTGCGCCAGATCAACCAGGAGCTCGAGGCCTGGATGCAGACCGCCGGCCCGCGGGCGACGGTCGAGGTGGAGCTCGTCCCCCCGCGCGTCGACGTCGAGCACCTGCGCGAGCGGTTCTGGGACCCGGCCGACGCCGCGCCGCCTCCCCCGCTCGAGGACGTGTCCGACAACGCACCGGCGGCCCCGGACCTCGACGTGATCCGCCGGCAGGGCGGCCCGAGCCTCGCCGAGCTGCGCCAAGCGCTGGTCATCGCGGCCATGACGCCGGACGGCGCGAGCGTCGCCGACGTGTTCGCCTCCCTGCCGGACCGGCTGCGCCGGCCGGTCGAGCTGCTCGGGATGGTCCACCTGCTGCTCGGGTCCCGTCCCGACGCCCCGGACGACCTGTCCGAGGCCGAGGCCCTGCTCGCAGCGCTCGACTCCGAGGAGCAGGTCGAGGCCGTACGCCCCGACGGCACGCGCCGCTCGTTCACCCTGCCCGTCCTCCCGCTGCGCGCGTCCGATGCCGACGCCCTCGTCGAAGGAGCCCGTCGATGA
- a CDS encoding DHA2 family efflux MFS transporter permease subunit yields MTDISSPNGAGAPPAPSGSTPADQGLDRRLLLIASVVVLGSVLVILDATIVNVALQALATDLDAPLTTIQWVVTGYTLALATVIPLSAWTIDRFGAKRTFLASIFLFVLGSALAGAAWNVESLIALRVLQGFGGGLLSPVGMTILTRAAGPARVGRVMAVMGVPMLLGPICGPILGGWLVDDFSWRWIFFINVPVGAAAIYLAWRVLDNDESQARYSIDWLGVVLLSPGLAAVIYGFAKSGEEGTFLHAQVLVPVVLGAAALAAFVVHALHTAAPLVDLKLFANRVFTAATSTLALLIISVFGGMLLLPLYLQVVRGESAMDTGLLLAPQGIGAMVAMPLAGVLADRTGVGRIVPFGLAAVAVSFLGLTQIEGDTSYWLLAGLLFLMGVGMGFSMMPTFTGAMQTLRRVDVANASTALNIVQQVAASIGTAVLSVLLARSIADRTGGGGGIGESAAVSEEQRAQAAPLLAEAFGSTFWWALALVVIAFVVATVLLPKRKPAPVDEGPASEPVVLMH; encoded by the coding sequence ATGACCGACATCTCCAGCCCGAACGGCGCGGGGGCGCCGCCGGCGCCGAGCGGGAGCACCCCTGCCGACCAGGGGCTCGACCGCCGGCTGCTGCTCATCGCCTCGGTGGTGGTCCTCGGCTCGGTGCTCGTCATCCTCGACGCCACGATCGTCAACGTCGCGCTGCAGGCGCTCGCCACGGACCTCGACGCGCCGCTCACCACGATCCAGTGGGTCGTCACGGGCTACACCCTCGCCCTCGCCACCGTGATCCCGCTGAGCGCCTGGACGATCGACCGCTTCGGCGCCAAGCGCACGTTCCTCGCGTCGATCTTCCTGTTCGTCCTCGGCTCCGCCCTCGCCGGCGCCGCGTGGAACGTCGAGTCGCTCATCGCGCTGCGCGTGCTGCAGGGCTTCGGCGGCGGCCTGCTCAGCCCGGTCGGCATGACGATCCTCACCCGCGCGGCCGGCCCGGCCCGCGTGGGCCGGGTGATGGCCGTCATGGGCGTGCCCATGCTGCTCGGCCCGATCTGCGGCCCCATCCTCGGCGGCTGGCTGGTCGACGACTTCTCCTGGCGCTGGATCTTCTTCATCAACGTGCCGGTCGGCGCGGCGGCCATCTACCTGGCCTGGAGGGTCCTGGACAACGACGAGTCCCAGGCGCGCTACTCGATCGACTGGCTCGGCGTGGTCCTGCTCTCCCCGGGGCTCGCGGCCGTCATCTACGGGTTCGCCAAGTCCGGCGAGGAGGGCACGTTCCTGCACGCACAGGTGCTCGTGCCGGTCGTGCTCGGCGCAGCGGCCCTCGCGGCCTTCGTGGTGCACGCGCTGCACACCGCGGCCCCGCTGGTGGACCTCAAGCTCTTCGCCAACCGGGTCTTCACGGCGGCGACCTCGACCTTGGCGCTGCTGATCATCTCGGTCTTCGGCGGCATGCTCCTGCTCCCGCTCTACCTGCAGGTCGTGCGCGGCGAGTCGGCGATGGACACCGGCCTGCTGCTTGCCCCGCAGGGCATCGGCGCGATGGTCGCCATGCCCCTGGCGGGTGTGCTGGCCGACCGCACCGGCGTCGGCCGCATCGTGCCGTTCGGCCTCGCGGCCGTCGCGGTGTCGTTCCTCGGGCTCACCCAGATCGAGGGCGACACGTCGTACTGGCTGCTGGCCGGCCTGCTCTTCCTCATGGGCGTGGGCATGGGCTTCTCGATGATGCCGACCTTCACCGGGGCCATGCAGACGCTGCGCCGCGTGGACGTGGCCAACGCGAGCACGGCGCTCAACATCGTCCAGCAGGTCGCGGCGTCGATCGGCACCGCTGTCCTGTCGGTGCTGCTCGCCCGCTCCATCGCCGACCGGACGGGCGGCGGTGGCGGCATCGGCGAGAGCGCGGCCGTCAGCGAGGAGCAGCGCGCCCAGGCCGCTCCGCTGCTCGCCGAGGCGTTCGGGTCGACGTTCTGGTGGGCGCTGGCCCTGGTGGTCATCGCGTTCGTCGTCGCGACCGTGCTGCTGCCGAAGCGCAAGCCGGCGCCGGTCGACGAGGGCCCGGCGTCCGAGCCGGTCGTGCTCATGCACTGA
- a CDS encoding phosphodiester glycosidase family protein, whose protein sequence is MLRLPVPRVIAAAILSPALVFSASPAYAAAVPAAGSGSSSAADLPDTALAPAGRAIVTDREETVVAPGVTHTAFDRIDARGWIRGDVLVADLDEDRVTVDYLNPGTVSGRAVLSQQAARAGAVAGVNGDFFDINDTGAPLGVGLGRGTGLVNAPSTGHNDAATIGADGLGRIAQVFLQGSAATDQGDRVSLANLNSPGVNAGGVGLYTAAWGAAPRTRVIDGVPTVREVLVRDGVVVSNGPVGATPLAADELALVGREAGAAALAAFSVGERVDVSYGPRSDAGDLAVAISGNKQLVRDGALLPVDDVDLHPRTAIGFSADGRRMILVTIDGRQADSRGMTERELGTFVRDLGADDVLNLDGGGSSTMLARTPGDAAPEVVNSPSDGGERLTPNGLGLLVAPGSGTLTGLHVEPVVEDDRSDRVLAGLSRVLRASGHDETYSPVPTEVRWHASPTTDAYVAPGADNTVVVTGRRPGDVAIEASGKRARDVVGVADLVVLGAPVRLTTSVPQVSLNGAGAAGTFEVHGYDEDGFSTWVEPRDVTLSYDADVVRVEAAGKGFRVTALRADDAAAVTVTVAGLSTTVPVTTGLQSIVVDPMDDLAPWMANRAPATTGSAISTAPGRTGGNAIALDYSLTSSTATRAAYLQARSAIALPGTPQRIGAWVLGDGSGAWLRGNIFDAAGGAAKTIDFASSVNWTGWRYVEATVPAGLQAPFRFQRLYAVETAPTRQYSGRIVVDDLTVKVARAVSVPAAPRLVDPVVVTDGSVQDGKRWSFAVLSDVQFTADAPESELVKQARRTIRETLAARPEFLVINGDFLDRAFADDVTLAKRVLDEEIGDRLPYYYVPGNHEASGPGTIVEWSKVFGPGYRTFDENGTRFVLLDTSLGTLRGGGFEQIVMLRQALDSAKADPGVRSVVVMGHHPVDDPLPTKNSQLADRKEAQMLVDWLAGFRASTGKGAAYVASHAGVFGASRADGVLLPLLGNAGKGPSSAPDAGGFTGWALFGVNAAAPLVDDKVRHRAAPERKDPDAWLRVEFRAHVDTLELQAPTTLVAGSSAPVSATTVQDGRRVPVAYPVSADWAGSRELLVGDPDDVRSRHVAVLDPSTGKLTALKPGSFDLSVTVNGTTRSVRVSVAAAALRPAA, encoded by the coding sequence TTGCTTCGCCTTCCCGTCCCGCGGGTGATCGCCGCGGCGATCCTGTCCCCCGCCCTCGTGTTCAGTGCCTCCCCTGCGTACGCGGCCGCTGTGCCCGCCGCCGGCTCGGGCTCCTCCAGCGCCGCCGACCTGCCCGACACCGCCCTCGCCCCCGCGGGACGCGCGATCGTGACGGACCGCGAGGAGACCGTCGTCGCGCCGGGCGTGACGCACACCGCGTTCGACCGGATCGACGCACGCGGCTGGATCCGTGGTGACGTCCTGGTCGCCGACCTCGACGAGGACCGCGTCACCGTCGACTACCTCAACCCGGGCACCGTCTCCGGGCGGGCCGTGCTCTCCCAGCAGGCGGCCCGCGCCGGCGCGGTCGCCGGCGTCAACGGCGACTTCTTCGACATCAACGACACGGGCGCCCCGCTGGGCGTCGGGCTCGGCCGCGGGACCGGGCTGGTGAACGCCCCGTCCACGGGCCACAACGACGCAGCCACCATCGGGGCCGACGGGCTCGGCCGCATCGCGCAGGTCTTCCTGCAGGGCTCCGCCGCGACCGACCAGGGCGACCGCGTCTCACTGGCCAACCTCAACAGCCCGGGGGTCAACGCCGGCGGGGTCGGCCTCTACACCGCGGCGTGGGGCGCGGCCCCGCGCACCAGGGTGATCGACGGTGTCCCGACGGTCCGCGAGGTCCTGGTCCGCGACGGCGTCGTGGTGTCCAACGGCCCGGTCGGCGCGACGCCGCTCGCCGCCGACGAGCTGGCCCTCGTCGGCCGCGAGGCCGGGGCGGCCGCCCTCGCGGCGTTCTCGGTGGGTGAGCGCGTCGACGTCTCGTACGGCCCGCGCAGCGACGCCGGCGACCTCGCGGTCGCGATCAGCGGCAACAAGCAGCTCGTCCGTGACGGGGCGCTGCTGCCGGTCGACGACGTCGACCTGCACCCGCGCACCGCCATCGGCTTCTCGGCGGACGGGCGCCGCATGATCCTGGTGACGATCGACGGCCGCCAGGCGGACAGCCGCGGGATGACCGAGCGCGAGCTGGGGACGTTCGTGCGCGACCTCGGTGCCGACGACGTGCTGAACCTCGACGGCGGCGGCTCCTCGACGATGCTGGCCCGCACCCCCGGTGACGCGGCGCCCGAGGTCGTCAACAGCCCGTCCGACGGCGGTGAGCGGCTGACCCCGAACGGCCTCGGCCTGCTCGTGGCCCCGGGCTCCGGCACGCTGACCGGGCTCCACGTGGAGCCGGTCGTGGAGGACGACCGCTCCGACCGGGTGCTCGCCGGGCTCTCCCGCGTGCTCCGCGCGAGCGGCCACGACGAGACGTACTCGCCGGTGCCCACCGAGGTGCGGTGGCACGCGAGCCCGACGACGGACGCGTACGTCGCGCCCGGCGCCGACAACACGGTGGTCGTCACGGGGCGCCGACCGGGAGACGTGGCGATCGAGGCGTCGGGCAAGCGCGCCCGCGACGTCGTGGGCGTCGCCGACCTCGTCGTGCTCGGCGCCCCCGTCCGCCTGACCACGAGCGTGCCGCAGGTGTCGCTGAACGGCGCCGGCGCGGCCGGCACGTTCGAGGTCCACGGCTACGACGAGGACGGCTTCTCCACGTGGGTGGAGCCGCGCGACGTCACGCTCTCGTACGACGCCGACGTCGTGCGGGTCGAGGCGGCGGGGAAGGGCTTCCGCGTCACCGCCCTGCGCGCCGACGACGCCGCGGCGGTCACGGTGACCGTCGCCGGGCTGAGCACGACGGTGCCGGTCACCACGGGGCTGCAGTCGATCGTCGTCGACCCGATGGACGACCTCGCGCCCTGGATGGCCAACCGGGCGCCGGCGACGACCGGCTCGGCCATCTCGACGGCGCCGGGGCGCACCGGTGGCAACGCCATCGCCCTGGACTACTCGCTCACGAGCTCCACCGCGACGCGGGCCGCGTACCTGCAGGCACGTTCGGCCATCGCCCTGCCCGGGACCCCGCAGCGCATCGGCGCCTGGGTCCTCGGGGACGGCAGCGGGGCGTGGCTGCGCGGCAACATCTTCGACGCCGCCGGCGGTGCGGCCAAGACCATCGACTTCGCGTCGTCGGTCAACTGGACCGGCTGGCGGTACGTCGAGGCGACCGTCCCGGCCGGGCTGCAGGCGCCGTTCCGCTTCCAGCGGCTGTACGCCGTCGAGACGGCGCCGACCCGCCAGTACTCCGGCCGCATCGTGGTCGACGACCTGACGGTCAAGGTCGCGCGCGCGGTCAGCGTGCCGGCGGCGCCGCGCCTCGTGGACCCGGTGGTCGTCACCGACGGCAGCGTCCAGGACGGCAAGCGCTGGAGCTTCGCGGTGCTGTCGGACGTGCAGTTCACCGCCGACGCCCCGGAGTCCGAGCTCGTCAAGCAGGCCCGGCGCACGATTCGCGAGACGCTCGCGGCGCGGCCGGAGTTCCTCGTCATCAACGGTGACTTCCTCGACCGCGCCTTCGCCGATGACGTCACGCTGGCCAAGCGGGTCCTCGACGAGGAGATCGGCGACCGGCTGCCCTACTACTACGTGCCCGGCAACCACGAGGCGTCCGGCCCCGGCACGATCGTGGAGTGGTCGAAGGTGTTCGGCCCCGGCTACCGCACCTTCGACGAGAACGGCACGCGGTTCGTCCTGCTCGACACCTCGCTCGGCACCCTGCGCGGCGGCGGCTTCGAGCAGATCGTGATGCTGCGGCAGGCGCTCGACTCGGCGAAGGCGGACCCCGGCGTCCGCTCGGTGGTCGTCATGGGCCACCACCCGGTCGACGACCCGCTGCCGACGAAGAACTCTCAGCTCGCCGACCGCAAGGAGGCGCAGATGCTGGTCGACTGGCTCGCGGGCTTCCGCGCGAGCACCGGCAAGGGCGCGGCGTACGTCGCCTCCCACGCGGGCGTCTTCGGGGCGAGCCGGGCCGACGGCGTCCTGCTGCCGCTGCTCGGAAACGCGGGCAAGGGCCCGAGCTCCGCGCCCGACGCCGGCGGCTTCACCGGCTGGGCGCTCTTCGGGGTGAACGCCGCGGCACCGCTGGTCGACGACAAGGTGCGTCACCGGGCCGCCCCCGAGCGCAAGGACCCCGACGCCTGGCTGCGCGTCGAGTTCCGCGCGCACGTCGACACGCTCGAGCTGCAAGCCCCGACGACGCTCGTCGCGGGATCCTCGGCCCCCGTGTCGGCGACGACGGTGCAGGACGGCCGCCGGGTGCCGGTCGCGTACCCGGTCTCGGCCGACTGGGCCGGCTCGCGCGAGCTGCTCGTCGGGGACCCCGACGACGTCCGCTCGCGACACGTCGCCGTGCTCGACCCGTCGACGGGGAAGCTCACCGCCCTGAAGCCGGGTTCGTTCGACCTCTCGGTGACGGTCAACGGCACCACCCGCAGCGTGCGGGTGTCCGTGGCCGCCGCGGCCCTGCGCCCGGCCGCCTGA
- a CDS encoding M14 family metallopeptidase gives MAAPSGAAARAPSTDRLDVYSGVVDRADLRALLDLGVDRHDLEVASASGAAGKVSVEATLSGAQVEELAEQGLELAPKLIEGETVAQRASLAAADYEVFRKYSGPGGLKEEMEQQAAAHPRITKLVSIGRSVKGQDIVAVKVGRNASTRPDGSEPTTIFLGAQHAREWITPEMIRRLLDHVLTGYDTDPEIRRLVNRTEMWFIPVANPDGYDWTFEEGQRLWRKNLRDNDGDGQVSAADGVDLNRNFPTRWGYDNEGSSPFPQVDTYRGPSPASEPETQALDALFGRLSAQFLVNYHSAAQLLLHGIGWQVATPGPDDVLYEAMVGDDANPAVPGYDPDLSAELYTTNGDTDTHAQEAHGTLGFTPEMSTCEAASASVPDDEWDPADCESGFIFPDDEELVQAEFEKNVPFALAVAESALDPDDPVSVVGRTAENFRVDTFSVSYGDPQTVGVVAKRALRDITMEYRINGRGPRYEVAATEWEGGERYGWENNDYYAEYRAEVRGAKPGDRVTVHFRGRGEGNSKSESFTYTVAQDTGNRVLVIANEDYRGVNPTYPASVTAPKYLDEHVAALAANGIAADTWDVDAQGVPHDLAVLGHYDAVLWYLGDNRLTMDPEDALTRIGNANYPDAQVAERQQYLTIAVRDFLNEGGKLLHSGETAAYYGFLGSTIGGIYYGINGDPEGDCVVTTSLRDDCLLLADDFTQYYLGADSRVPLDAASGVGGLPGSPFAGFSGTFGGPATVDNPVDEPGAFTPLSEVLPVEEFPQFGESRAGARYLGAVSPLLPREGEYAVAAFHTDDTYTRLTRTYDLTGISAAQQPAFAAAFSVDTELGYDHVLVEARTVGQQNWTTLADQGGATSDDVPIECEVGFLLDEHPWLTHYLTPGNPCQPTGTSGSWNSLTGSTGGWEDLSFDLSAYAGQQVEVTVSYVSDPFTGGFGVLLDDTRLTTTAGPSQQEGFESGLGAWSVQGPPAGSPPATGGWERSVGVGGDTATVLTEDTALFGFGIEQLADAQARADLVGRAVQHLLGGGGSPLRR, from the coding sequence ATGGCCGCGCCGAGCGGCGCCGCCGCCCGGGCGCCGAGCACGGACCGGCTGGACGTCTACTCCGGCGTGGTCGACCGCGCCGACCTGCGCGCGCTGCTGGACCTCGGGGTCGACCGGCACGACCTGGAGGTGGCCTCGGCCAGCGGCGCCGCGGGCAAGGTGAGCGTCGAGGCGACGCTGTCGGGGGCGCAGGTCGAGGAGCTTGCCGAGCAGGGGCTCGAGCTCGCGCCCAAGCTCATCGAGGGCGAGACGGTCGCGCAGCGCGCCTCGCTCGCGGCGGCCGACTACGAGGTGTTCCGCAAGTACTCCGGCCCGGGCGGGCTCAAGGAGGAGATGGAACAGCAGGCGGCGGCCCATCCCCGGATCACGAAGCTCGTGAGCATCGGCAGGTCGGTCAAGGGCCAGGACATCGTCGCCGTGAAGGTGGGGCGCAACGCCTCCACCCGGCCCGACGGCAGCGAGCCGACCACGATCTTCCTCGGCGCCCAGCACGCGCGCGAGTGGATCACACCGGAGATGATCCGCCGGCTGCTCGACCACGTCCTCACCGGCTACGACACCGACCCCGAGATCCGCCGGCTGGTGAACCGCACGGAGATGTGGTTCATCCCGGTCGCCAACCCGGACGGCTACGACTGGACGTTCGAGGAGGGGCAGCGGCTCTGGCGCAAGAACCTGCGCGACAACGACGGCGACGGGCAGGTCTCCGCGGCCGACGGCGTCGACCTCAACCGCAACTTCCCGACCCGCTGGGGCTACGACAACGAGGGGTCGTCGCCGTTCCCGCAGGTGGACACCTACCGTGGCCCGTCTCCCGCCTCGGAGCCGGAGACCCAGGCGCTCGACGCGCTCTTCGGCCGCCTCAGCGCGCAGTTCCTCGTGAACTACCACTCGGCCGCGCAGCTGCTTCTGCACGGCATCGGCTGGCAGGTCGCGACCCCTGGGCCGGACGACGTGCTCTACGAGGCCATGGTCGGCGACGACGCGAACCCGGCGGTGCCGGGCTACGACCCCGACCTGTCGGCCGAGCTCTACACCACCAACGGTGACACCGACACCCACGCGCAGGAGGCACACGGGACGCTCGGCTTCACCCCGGAGATGTCCACCTGCGAGGCGGCCTCGGCCTCCGTGCCCGACGACGAGTGGGACCCGGCCGACTGCGAGAGCGGCTTCATCTTCCCGGACGACGAGGAGCTGGTGCAGGCCGAGTTCGAGAAGAACGTCCCCTTCGCGCTGGCGGTCGCGGAGTCGGCGCTCGACCCGGACGACCCGGTGTCCGTCGTCGGCCGGACCGCCGAGAACTTCCGCGTCGACACCTTCAGCGTGTCGTACGGCGACCCGCAGACCGTGGGCGTCGTGGCCAAGCGGGCGCTCCGCGACATCACGATGGAGTACCGCATCAACGGCCGCGGCCCGCGCTACGAGGTCGCCGCGACCGAGTGGGAGGGCGGCGAGCGCTACGGCTGGGAGAACAACGACTACTACGCGGAGTACCGCGCCGAGGTACGCGGGGCCAAGCCCGGTGACCGGGTGACGGTGCACTTCCGCGGGCGCGGGGAGGGCAACTCCAAGAGCGAGTCGTTCACCTACACGGTCGCGCAGGACACCGGAAACCGGGTTCTTGTCATCGCCAACGAGGACTACCGGGGCGTGAACCCGACGTACCCGGCTTCCGTGACGGCGCCCAAGTACCTCGACGAGCACGTCGCCGCCCTGGCGGCCAACGGGATCGCCGCGGACACCTGGGACGTGGACGCCCAGGGCGTGCCGCACGACCTTGCCGTCCTCGGCCACTACGACGCGGTGCTGTGGTACCTCGGTGACAACCGGCTCACGATGGACCCCGAGGACGCGCTGACCCGCATCGGCAACGCCAACTACCCCGATGCCCAGGTCGCCGAGCGCCAGCAGTACCTGACGATCGCCGTCCGGGACTTCCTCAACGAGGGCGGCAAGCTCCTGCACTCCGGCGAGACGGCGGCGTACTACGGCTTCCTCGGCTCCACCATCGGCGGCATCTACTACGGGATCAACGGCGACCCGGAGGGCGACTGCGTCGTCACGACCAGCCTGCGCGACGACTGCCTGCTGCTCGCCGACGACTTCACCCAGTACTACCTGGGAGCCGACTCGCGCGTCCCGCTCGACGCCGCGTCCGGTGTGGGCGGCCTGCCCGGCAGCCCCTTCGCCGGGTTCTCCGGCACCTTCGGCGGGCCGGCCACGGTCGACAACCCGGTCGACGAGCCCGGGGCCTTCACCCCGCTGAGCGAGGTTCTCCCCGTCGAGGAGTTCCCGCAGTTCGGCGAGAGCCGGGCGGGCGCCCGGTACCTCGGCGCGGTCAGCCCGCTGCTGCCACGCGAGGGCGAGTACGCGGTGGCGGCGTTCCACACGGACGACACGTACACCCGGCTGACCCGGACGTACGACCTCACCGGGATCAGCGCGGCGCAGCAGCCGGCCTTCGCCGCAGCCTTCTCCGTCGACACCGAGCTCGGGTACGACCACGTGCTCGTCGAGGCCCGCACGGTCGGCCAGCAGAACTGGACGACGCTGGCCGACCAGGGCGGCGCTACCTCGGACGACGTGCCGATCGAGTGCGAAGTCGGCTTCCTGCTCGACGAGCACCCGTGGCTGACGCACTACCTCACCCCGGGCAACCCCTGCCAGCCGACCGGCACGAGCGGGTCGTGGAACTCCCTCACCGGCTCGACCGGCGGCTGGGAGGACCTCTCCTTCGACCTGTCGGCGTACGCGGGGCAGCAGGTGGAGGTCACGGTCAGCTACGTGAGCGACCCCTTCACCGGCGGCTTCGGCGTCCTGCTCGACGACACCCGCCTGACGACGACCGCCGGGCCGTCGCAGCAGGAGGGCTTCGAGTCCGGGCTGGGCGCCTGGTCCGTGCAGGGCCCGCCGGCGGGCAGCCCGCCGGCGACGGGGGGCTGGGAGCGCTCGGTCGGCGTCGGCGGTGACACCGCGACCGTCCTCACCGAGGACACCGCCCTCTTCGGCTTCGGCATCGAGCAGCTCGCCGACGCGCAGGCCCGCGCCGACCTCGTCGGGCGCGCCGTGCAGCACCTGCTGGGTGGAGGAGGCTCACCGCTGCGGCGGTGA